A single window of Chitinophagales bacterium DNA harbors:
- a CDS encoding tetratricopeptide repeat protein: MAKNQSIEAYIKGDSKQLYWWRYPHIWAYLAAIITITFLIFYPSLDGQFISSWDDYGYAVNNQYINKLSFQNVKGMFTNALFGNYNPLTFLTFAIEKHYFGTNPYVHHFNNLLLHLLNTIFVFWLVIRMRLKLEAAILVSILFAIHPMHVESVAWITERKDVLFAAFYLGALISYTYFLKRKQPAYYLLCILLATLSLFSKIQAVALPLSMLLIDYYFRRKFHWKLIAEKIPFFLLSLIFGLIGISFLKTAGAFNVTSSIAWYERPLMGAYALGTYLYKSLIPYPLSAYYPYPQKADDWLPIVYYIVPILVFLFTVLVTFSYKYTRIVLFGVGFFFFNIVFLLQVVEAGAGFISDRFSYIAYLGLFFIMAQAFSYLLYLKPQWKWATMGMIGIYLIGLGINSFNRTKVWQNDATLWTDALQKYPNISFAYTSRGAYYLEKGELDKAISDYDQYITMRPNNTKGYFERGIVYLQKKAYQKAIIDFNEVLKLQAKNVNALKYKGIALLESRQYEEAVKNYTRMLALQKENAQKEAYLQRAKAYENLQKFDAAIADYTSILELLPNDVNALLSRGGIYFQQNQFEAALLDMNKVLTAKPQTAKALLNRAIIYGSTNQHAAAIADFDAYLQLNPADAQAYNWRGISKTKIGNHQAAIQDFSKAIQSKPLPEFYQNRADAYLQIGKNAKAAKDLKKVTGD, translated from the coding sequence ATGGCAAAAAATCAGAGTATAGAGGCCTATATTAAAGGTGATTCCAAACAATTATATTGGTGGCGATATCCGCATATATGGGCTTACTTAGCTGCCATAATTACCATCACCTTTCTCATATTCTATCCTTCATTAGACGGTCAGTTCATTAGCTCTTGGGACGATTATGGTTATGCTGTTAACAATCAGTACATCAATAAACTTAGTTTTCAGAATGTCAAAGGAATGTTTACGAATGCATTGTTTGGGAACTACAACCCTTTGACATTTTTGACTTTCGCCATCGAAAAGCATTATTTTGGTACGAATCCCTACGTGCACCACTTCAATAATTTATTACTCCATCTGCTCAATACCATATTTGTTTTTTGGCTGGTCATACGGATGAGGTTGAAGTTGGAAGCCGCCATTTTGGTGAGTATTTTGTTTGCCATTCACCCCATGCACGTAGAATCGGTTGCATGGATTACTGAGCGCAAAGACGTCTTATTTGCTGCCTTTTATCTGGGTGCGTTGATAAGTTATACCTACTTTTTGAAGCGAAAACAACCTGCTTATTACCTACTTTGTATTTTACTAGCCACCTTATCTTTGTTTTCCAAAATACAGGCAGTTGCTCTGCCGCTGTCCATGTTATTGATAGACTATTACTTTCGCCGCAAATTTCATTGGAAGCTAATTGCCGAAAAAATACCCTTTTTCTTATTATCGCTCATCTTCGGATTGATAGGCATTTCATTTCTCAAAACAGCGGGAGCCTTCAATGTCACAAGTAGCATTGCGTGGTACGAACGTCCACTCATGGGAGCATATGCCTTGGGAACATACCTTTACAAATCCTTGATTCCATATCCATTATCTGCTTATTATCCTTATCCTCAAAAAGCAGACGACTGGTTGCCAATCGTGTATTACATCGTTCCGATATTGGTTTTTTTGTTCACTGTATTGGTCACCTTTAGCTACAAATACACCCGAATCGTACTATTTGGAGTCGGGTTTTTCTTCTTCAATATTGTATTTTTATTGCAGGTAGTTGAAGCAGGAGCAGGTTTTATTTCAGATAGGTTTTCATACATTGCCTATCTCGGTTTGTTTTTTATCATGGCACAAGCATTTTCCTATTTGCTATACCTTAAACCGCAATGGAAATGGGCTACAATGGGAATGATAGGAATATATCTTATCGGTTTGGGTATCAATTCTTTCAACAGGACGAAAGTATGGCAAAATGATGCCACACTTTGGACAGATGCACTGCAAAAATACCCCAATATCTCCTTTGCCTACACAAGCAGAGGTGCCTATTATTTGGAGAAAGGAGAACTTGATAAAGCCATTTCAGACTACGACCAATACATCACCATGCGTCCTAATAACACCAAAGGATATTTTGAGCGAGGTATTGTTTACCTGCAAAAGAAGGCATATCAAAAAGCCATTATAGACTTCAATGAGGTGCTAAAGCTACAAGCCAAAAATGTCAATGCACTCAAATACAAAGGAATAGCACTGTTGGAATCGAGACAATATGAGGAGGCTGTAAAAAACTATACCAGAATGTTGGCACTGCAAAAAGAAAATGCCCAAAAAGAAGCTTATCTGCAAAGGGCAAAAGCGTATGAAAACCTCCAAAAATTCGATGCAGCAATTGCCGATTACACCAGTATTCTGGAATTGCTACCCAATGATGTCAATGCCTTGCTAAGTAGAGGAGGGATATATTTTCAACAAAACCAATTTGAAGCAGCACTTTTGGATATGAACAAGGTCTTGACTGCAAAACCCCAAACCGCTAAAGCATTGTTGAACAGAGCCATTATCTATGGCAGCACGAATCAACACGCTGCCGCCATTGCAGATTTTGATGCATACCTCCAACTGAACCCTGCCGATGCACAAGCCTACAATTGGCGTGGAATATCGAAAACGAAAATAGGTAATCACCAAGCTGCCATCCAAGATTTCTCCAAAGCGATTCAATCCAAACCGCTACCCGAATTTTACCAAAATCGAGCCGATGCTTACCTACAAATTGGGAAAAATGCGAAAGCTGCGAAGGATTTGAAGAAAGTGACTGGTGATTAG